The proteins below come from a single Chloroflexota bacterium genomic window:
- a CDS encoding putative toxin-antitoxin system toxin component, PIN family, which produces MGDALLRVVIDTNVWISAFINPVGVPARLISLVRDRSILLVLSDYLVEEIQDVVRRPRILRRLKLEPSHIDIVLHEILFSSVYVVTDGMLRICRDPDDDAILETAVRGRADYLVTRDDHIKRDADLMAHLADEGVGVISLAELLRRVESTRPVPRTED; this is translated from the coding sequence GTGGGTGACGCGCTGCTTCGTGTCGTCATTGACACCAACGTCTGGATCTCGGCGTTCATCAACCCTGTTGGCGTGCCGGCGCGCCTGATCTCCCTGGTCCGTGACCGCTCCATCCTGCTCGTTCTCTCGGACTACCTTGTCGAGGAGATTCAGGATGTCGTGCGGAGACCGCGTATCCTCCGCCGACTCAAACTGGAACCGTCCCACATCGACATTGTCTTGCACGAGATCCTGTTCAGTTCCGTGTACGTGGTCACCGATGGGATGCTTCGGATCTGCCGAGATCCAGATGACGATGCCATCCTTGAGACGGCTGTACGAGGACGGGCCGACTACTTGGTTACGCGAGACGACCACATCAAACGAGATGCCGACCTGATGGCGCATCTGGCCGATGAGGGTGTCGGCGTCATATCCCTGGCGGAGCTTCTTCGGCGGGTCGAGTCGACACGGCCCGTACCCAGAACCGAGGACTGA
- a CDS encoding deoxyguanosinetriphosphate triphosphohydrolase, which yields MPSARPVGEVRSALAFEWYPSNSTLTLRPREVPVLHFTPHPEVRSRLEELEDQTLSRFAARSVDASGRRWPQEPDPIRASYQRDRDRVIHSKAFRRLKHKTQVFIAPKGDHYRTRLTHTMEVTQVARTIARALRLNEDLTEATGLAHDLGHTPFGHAGEDAMAEILGHFRHNEQSVRVVEYLEREGRGLNLAEQVRDGILRHSKLRESVAAEGWGVASTLEGQIVKLADSIAYLAHDIDDAIRAGVITTERIPVEFREAFGTTTGERIEALVSDIVDYNWRVATGDGATWHDAVGNGVAIGISPSTLQLFNGLREFMFSTVYTASDAKADNPKTVFVIHALFEHFCRHPEQMPAEFRENPRDEPLERRVADYIAGMTDRYAVKVFEQLYVPREWAVFS from the coding sequence ATGCCGTCGGCCAGGCCGGTAGGCGAAGTCCGAAGCGCTCTTGCCTTCGAGTGGTACCCTTCTAACAGTACCTTGACGCTGCGTCCACGGGAGGTTCCGGTGCTCCACTTCACACCTCATCCCGAGGTCCGGTCCCGGCTTGAGGAACTGGAGGACCAGACCCTCTCCAGGTTCGCCGCGCGGAGCGTCGATGCCTCCGGCCGCCGCTGGCCCCAGGAGCCAGATCCGATCCGCGCGTCCTACCAGCGCGACCGCGACCGCGTCATCCACAGCAAGGCGTTCCGCCGGCTGAAGCACAAGACCCAGGTCTTCATCGCGCCCAAGGGCGACCACTACCGCACTCGGCTGACCCACACGATGGAGGTCACCCAGGTGGCCAGGACCATCGCGCGGGCGCTCCGGCTGAACGAGGATCTGACGGAGGCAACGGGCCTCGCGCATGACCTTGGGCACACGCCGTTCGGGCACGCCGGCGAGGACGCCATGGCCGAGATCCTCGGGCACTTCCGCCACAACGAGCAGAGCGTGCGGGTGGTCGAGTACCTGGAGCGGGAGGGGCGCGGCCTCAACCTCGCGGAGCAGGTCCGGGACGGCATCCTGCGGCACTCGAAGCTGCGCGAGAGCGTCGCCGCCGAAGGCTGGGGCGTCGCCAGTACCCTCGAAGGGCAGATCGTCAAGCTGGCCGACAGCATCGCCTACCTCGCCCACGACATCGACGACGCCATCCGAGCGGGCGTGATCACCACCGAGCGCATCCCGGTCGAGTTCCGTGAGGCGTTCGGCACGACCACCGGCGAGCGGATCGAGGCGCTCGTCAGCGACATCGTGGACTACAACTGGCGCGTCGCGACCGGCGACGGCGCAACCTGGCACGATGCCGTCGGGAACGGCGTCGCTATCGGGATCAGCCCATCAACGCTGCAGCTGTTCAACGGCCTGCGCGAGTTCATGTTCAGCACGGTCTACACGGCCTCCGACGCCAAGGCCGACAACCCGAAGACCGTCTTCGTGATCCACGCGCTGTTCGAGCACTTCTGTCGCCATCCCGAGCAGATGCCGGCCGAGTTCCGGGAGAACCCGCGCGACGAGCCGCTCGAGCGCCGCGTGGCCGACTACATCGCCGGCATGACCGACCGCTACGCCGTGAAGGTGTTCGAGCAGTTGTACGTGCCGCGCGAGTGGGCGGTCTTCTCCTGA